The following coding sequences lie in one Aquabacterium olei genomic window:
- a CDS encoding MFS transporter, producing the protein MTSSASDTAPATTPMWTRRGTAAYRRISVALFLAGFATFSLLYGVQPLLPAIAQAFGVSPAESSLALSLSTGMLAFAILGAGAVSSAVARRPLMGASMCAAAVLNIVAALVPDWHALLVARAVAGFVLGGVPAVAMAYLAEEIEPPGLGLAMGLYVGGTAFGGMMGRIGISVLTEFMGWRAALICLGVIGLAAAAGFAALLPASRNFVPRRGQAWSDHVGHWAAHLRQPGLPRLFAIAGLLMGAFVTVYNYIGFRLVLPPYDLNQTQIGLIFTAYVFGIVSSAVAGALADRFGRWPVMVSGMVCMGAGLMLTCVTPLGGVVAGIVGLTFGFFVAHAVASGWVGRLAVGSKGHASSLYLLSYYLGSSVMGSVGGWFWGHGGWWPVAGFTLVLVGLALWSAWGLRRVDVARQPGATMGA; encoded by the coding sequence ATGACCTCCTCTGCCAGCGACACCGCCCCGGCGACCACGCCGATGTGGACCCGACGCGGCACGGCCGCCTACCGCCGCATCAGCGTCGCCCTGTTCCTGGCGGGCTTTGCCACGTTCTCGCTGCTGTACGGCGTGCAGCCCCTGTTGCCGGCCATCGCACAGGCCTTTGGTGTGAGCCCGGCCGAGAGCTCGCTGGCGCTGTCGCTGTCGACAGGCATGCTGGCGTTCGCCATCCTCGGGGCCGGCGCAGTGTCGTCGGCCGTGGCGCGCCGGCCGCTGATGGGCGCGTCGATGTGCGCCGCGGCGGTGCTCAACATTGTGGCCGCGCTGGTGCCCGACTGGCATGCGCTGCTGGTGGCGCGGGCCGTCGCGGGCTTCGTGCTGGGCGGGGTGCCGGCGGTGGCCATGGCCTACCTGGCAGAAGAGATCGAGCCGCCCGGTCTGGGCCTGGCCATGGGCCTGTATGTGGGCGGCACGGCCTTCGGCGGCATGATGGGCCGCATCGGCATCAGCGTGCTGACCGAGTTCATGGGCTGGCGCGCGGCGCTGATCTGCCTGGGGGTGATCGGTCTGGCGGCCGCGGCCGGGTTTGCCGCGCTGCTGCCCGCCTCGCGCAACTTCGTGCCGCGTCGGGGGCAGGCCTGGTCCGACCATGTGGGGCACTGGGCTGCGCACCTGCGCCAGCCCGGCCTGCCGCGCCTGTTTGCGATCGCGGGGCTGCTGATGGGCGCCTTCGTGACGGTCTACAACTACATCGGCTTCCGGCTGGTGCTGCCGCCCTATGACCTGAACCAGACCCAGATCGGGCTGATCTTCACGGCCTATGTGTTCGGCATCGTGTCTTCGGCGGTGGCCGGGGCGCTGGCCGATCGCTTCGGTCGCTGGCCGGTGATGGTGTCGGGCATGGTGTGCATGGGCGCTGGTCTGATGCTGACCTGCGTGACGCCGCTGGGGGGCGTGGTGGCGGGCATCGTCGGGCTCACATTCGGCTTCTTCGTGGCCCACGCCGTGGCCAGCGGCTGGGTGGGGCGCCTGGCCGTGGGCAGCAAGGGGCATGCGTCGTCGCTGTACCTGCTGTCGTACTACCTGGGCTCGAGCGTCATGGGCTCGGTGGGCGGGTGGTTCTGGGGTCACGGGGGCTGGTGGCCGGTGGCGGGCTTCACGCTCGTGTTGGTGGGGCTGGCGCTGTGGTCGGCCTGGGGCCTGCGGCGCGTCGATGTCGCGCGGCAGCCGGGCGCTACGATGGGTGCATGA
- a CDS encoding muconate/chloromuconate family cycloisomerase yields MSASSPQVRIEAIEAILVDLPTIRPHKLAMTVMHGQTLVIVRLHCSDGTIGIGETTSIGGLAYGEQSPESVKLAIDRYITPLLVGEDASAVQAAMQRVGKQVQGNSHAKCAVETALLDALGHRLGLPVHALLGGTAQTSLPVLWTLASGDAARDVDEGLSLIEQRRHNVFKLKVGRRPVAEDVAHVAAIRKGLGDAIQLTIDVNQAWNEAQAMEGMAAMQELGIMLVEQPIHGRNRRAMARLSARFDVPLMADEGFNDAMDAYEIAQLGAADILALKTAKAGGLAAVLKAATVGEAAGLGLYGGTMLEGTIGSIASAHAFAAGPAMYWGTELFGPLLLKDDIVQQRPVYRDFALQMPAGPGLGLALDLDKLAHYRRDPDRVRPVGAAGL; encoded by the coding sequence ATGTCTGCTTCTTCTCCTCAAGTCCGTATCGAGGCCATCGAAGCCATCCTCGTCGATCTGCCGACCATCCGCCCGCACAAGCTGGCGATGACGGTGATGCACGGTCAGACCCTCGTGATCGTGCGGCTGCACTGCAGTGACGGCACCATCGGCATCGGCGAGACGACCAGCATCGGTGGCCTCGCCTACGGCGAGCAGTCGCCGGAAAGCGTCAAGCTGGCCATCGACCGCTACATCACGCCGCTGCTGGTTGGCGAAGACGCCTCGGCCGTGCAGGCTGCGATGCAGCGTGTGGGCAAGCAGGTGCAGGGCAACTCGCACGCCAAGTGCGCGGTGGAAACGGCCCTGCTGGACGCGCTGGGCCACCGCCTGGGCCTGCCCGTGCATGCCCTGCTGGGGGGCACCGCCCAGACCAGTCTGCCGGTGCTGTGGACGCTGGCCAGCGGTGACGCTGCGCGCGATGTGGACGAAGGCCTCTCGCTGATCGAGCAGCGTCGCCACAACGTGTTCAAGCTCAAGGTGGGCCGCCGCCCGGTGGCCGAGGACGTGGCCCACGTGGCCGCCATCCGCAAGGGGCTGGGCGATGCCATCCAGCTCACGATCGACGTGAACCAGGCGTGGAACGAGGCCCAGGCCATGGAGGGCATGGCCGCGATGCAGGAGCTCGGCATCATGCTGGTCGAGCAGCCCATCCACGGCCGCAACCGCCGCGCCATGGCCCGCCTGAGTGCCCGCTTCGATGTGCCGCTGATGGCCGACGAGGGCTTCAACGACGCGATGGACGCTTACGAGATCGCCCAACTGGGTGCGGCCGACATCCTCGCGCTCAAGACCGCCAAGGCGGGTGGCCTGGCTGCGGTGCTGAAGGCCGCCACGGTGGGCGAGGCCGCGGGTCTGGGCCTGTACGGCGGCACCATGCTGGAAGGCACGATCGGCTCGATCGCATCGGCCCATGCGTTTGCTGCCGGCCCGGCCATGTACTGGGGCACCGAGCTGTTCGGCCCGCTGCTGCTGAAGGACGACATCGTGCAGCAGCGCCCCGTCTACCGCGACTTCGCGCTGCAGATGCCGGCCGGCCCGGGCCTGGGCCTCGCGCTCGACCTCGACAAGCTGGCGCACTACCGCCGTGACCCGGATCGCGTCCGCCCGGTTGGCGCCGCCGGCCTCTGA
- the catC gene encoding muconolactone Delta-isomerase: MLFHVQMTVRLPHDMPADVADELKAREKAMAQSLQRDGTWRHLWRIAGRYANVSIFDVDSPAALHDVLSRLPLFPYMDIEVQALCRHASSIHDDDR; this comes from the coding sequence ATGCTGTTTCACGTCCAGATGACCGTGCGCCTGCCGCATGACATGCCGGCCGACGTGGCCGACGAACTCAAGGCCCGTGAGAAGGCCATGGCGCAAAGCCTGCAGCGCGATGGCACGTGGCGCCACCTCTGGCGCATCGCCGGCCGCTACGCCAACGTCAGCATCTTCGATGTCGACAGCCCGGCTGCCCTGCACGATGTGCTGTCGCGCCTGCCGCTGTTCCCGTACATGGACATCGAGGTGCAGGCCCTGTGCCGGCATGCCTCGTCCATCCACGATGACGACCGCTGA
- a CDS encoding 2-keto-4-pentenoate hydratase, whose amino-acid sequence MNAALTPAPLYPHLTLNDEAQLAPDRLAVLAEAGAVLAERRRGGRRGPLLPDAMRPRTHAEALAVQAAVARLLGWPVAGWKCALPAPGKLVVAPIYAPTVCRAEAEGPRSAAPVATAWPWVGDGAPAVRVEPELAFVLATDLPPRAETWSPAEVDSAVEATHLALELIDSRYAADAAPSFEDKLADGLVNQGLFVGPRVDGEAARKAVRFPITIQMPGQPDAVRDGVMPDGLPRGPLHWLAEFLRQQGTGLRAGQVVITGSYAGAFDLPCGVPVQLRYGTLGTLSVCLHARTGGLD is encoded by the coding sequence ATGAACGCCGCCCTGACGCCCGCCCCGCTGTACCCCCATCTGACGCTGAACGACGAAGCCCAGCTGGCCCCCGACCGCCTGGCGGTGCTGGCCGAGGCCGGTGCGGTGCTGGCCGAACGCCGCCGTGGCGGGCGCCGTGGCCCCTTGCTGCCGGATGCCATGCGCCCACGCACCCATGCCGAAGCGCTGGCCGTGCAGGCGGCGGTGGCGCGGTTGCTGGGCTGGCCGGTGGCCGGCTGGAAGTGCGCCTTGCCCGCGCCGGGCAAGCTGGTGGTGGCGCCCATCTACGCACCCACGGTGTGCCGGGCAGAGGCAGAGGGCCCGCGGTCTGCAGCGCCCGTGGCCACCGCCTGGCCGTGGGTGGGCGATGGCGCCCCGGCCGTGCGGGTCGAGCCCGAACTGGCCTTCGTGCTGGCCACCGACCTTCCCCCCCGCGCGGAGACCTGGTCGCCCGCCGAGGTGGATTCGGCCGTGGAGGCCACGCACCTGGCGCTGGAGCTGATCGATTCGCGCTATGCGGCCGATGCCGCGCCCTCTTTTGAAGACAAGCTGGCCGACGGGCTGGTGAACCAGGGGTTGTTCGTCGGTCCTCGGGTCGATGGTGAGGCGGCCCGCAAAGCCGTGCGCTTCCCCATCACCATTCAGATGCCGGGGCAGCCGGATGCGGTGCGTGACGGCGTGATGCCCGATGGCTTGCCGCGCGGCCCGTTGCACTGGCTGGCCGAGTTTCTGCGACAGCAGGGCACAGGCTTGCGGGCGGGGCAGGTGGTCATCACCGGTTCGTATGCCGGGGCGTTCGACCTGCCGTGCGGTGTGCCGGTTCAGCTGCGCTACGGCACGCTGGGCACCCTGTCCGTGTGCCTGCACGCCCGCACCGGCGGTCTCGATTGA
- a CDS encoding DUF748 domain-containing protein: MDQPGNVPSPADPAARARGGRWWRWPLGLGVAAAAWTGLVGAWLPGFIKPRVEQAATEALGTPVSLDAVALQPWTLTLTVEGARVGPAHAPYLRVQQAQVQISAESLWRLAPVVRRATVRGPQLFIERQTPDRFNFSPVLDHLRAQPSEPDTGEPARFAVHNIRLEGGAVRYVDRVLNQSHQVDQITLGVPFLSNLPSFVTVDVEPVLSARVNGSPLRIEGRSQPFSATRTSTMSLAWQGVKLPQWLEAARPLLPAGWQVQMPSGELTTALTVRFEARPAPAVPSVLIEGQATVRALSVQATGLPGVGPLEAGWRELAVTGVAVRPLERQARVGQIALSGLTAAVHPQADAAPVKPVASRAQVASAPATPEAGWRWQVDALKVEAPQLAVQTQAAAAWPTLQTVKLDVRGLNAAPSSPPATWQLALNDAAGARIQAQGDLHVAAHHASARIDVAELSLPHWTAPLADVPAWRALPLQPQKGAVSLKTALKARWDGEGAVDVQADALSVADLQSRPARAARGVDDRIDWQKLALAGVVARVEGGAVQTVSIDNVALTGLDARVRRDGQGRVLGLGGPSATSKARTPPAAPAAAAPRWTVGRVQCEGCQLRFVDERVEPAARFDTSRLALTVEGLSHDLRRPLAVDLDTRAQGKGELRFKGTVRPQPLSVQAQVAVRNLEVGAVRPYLDPLLNVSLARAQAQAAGRLQLQDDPRKGLSARYQGRAGITGLRVLDRLNEADFLTWQTLALDNLDVRWAAHAPLDADLGRIRLQGFYGRVIVNPDGRLNLAHIVRQPDEEAARSLTTPAASGAASAPVPAAAASAPAAPAHRLRWQQIQLADGRVDFTDNFIQPNYSARLTQVEGTISAVSSERTEPAEVRIAGAVDDAAPLRITGKLHPLGPRLYTDIQGSAKGIELTRLTPYAARYAGYAIDKGTLSVNVHYQVDGGQLKATNQVFLDQLTFGDKVDSPDATSLPVRLAVSLLKNRQGEIDINLPISGSLDEPEFSVGGIIWRVFVNLITKAVTAPFSLLSGGGSEELGFVPFAPGSTELDATARQRLTTLAAELADRPALKLEATGQADPAADTEGLRTAHVERLMREAKARATRQPLAEVTVAESERLTWLSAAYKAADIQKPRNLVGLAKALPADEMTARLRASAPVDARALRELADRRGDAVKAFLATQLPPERVMLTASRVDGELPRGETGPATRVQFAIR; the protein is encoded by the coding sequence ATGGACCAGCCCGGGAATGTCCCGTCGCCCGCCGATCCCGCCGCCCGTGCCCGCGGGGGCCGTTGGTGGCGCTGGCCGCTGGGCCTTGGCGTGGCGGCTGCAGCCTGGACGGGGCTCGTGGGTGCCTGGCTGCCGGGCTTCATCAAGCCGCGCGTGGAGCAGGCGGCCACCGAGGCCTTGGGGACACCCGTTTCACTCGACGCGGTGGCCCTGCAGCCCTGGACGCTGACGCTCACCGTTGAGGGTGCCCGCGTGGGGCCCGCCCATGCACCGTATCTGCGGGTGCAGCAAGCCCAGGTGCAGATCTCGGCCGAATCGCTGTGGCGCCTGGCACCCGTGGTGCGCCGCGCGACCGTGCGGGGGCCGCAACTCTTCATCGAACGACAGACGCCGGATCGGTTCAACTTCAGCCCGGTGCTCGACCACCTGCGCGCGCAACCGAGTGAGCCCGACACCGGCGAGCCGGCCCGGTTTGCCGTGCACAACATCCGCCTGGAGGGCGGGGCGGTGCGCTATGTCGACCGCGTGCTGAACCAGTCCCACCAGGTCGACCAGATCACCCTCGGCGTGCCCTTTCTCTCCAACCTGCCGAGTTTCGTGACGGTGGATGTGGAGCCGGTGCTGTCGGCCCGGGTCAATGGCAGCCCGCTGCGCATCGAGGGCCGCAGCCAGCCCTTCTCGGCCACCCGCACGTCGACGATGTCGCTGGCCTGGCAGGGCGTGAAGCTGCCGCAATGGCTGGAGGCCGCACGGCCGCTGCTGCCGGCAGGCTGGCAGGTGCAGATGCCATCGGGCGAACTGACCACGGCGTTGACGGTGCGCTTCGAGGCCCGGCCCGCGCCGGCCGTGCCCAGCGTGCTGATCGAAGGCCAGGCCACCGTCCGGGCGCTGTCGGTGCAGGCCACCGGGTTGCCGGGTGTGGGGCCGTTGGAAGCAGGCTGGCGCGAACTGGCCGTGACCGGCGTGGCGGTGCGTCCGCTGGAGCGGCAGGCGCGCGTCGGGCAGATTGCGCTGTCCGGGCTGACGGCGGCGGTGCATCCGCAGGCTGATGCGGCGCCGGTGAAACCCGTGGCGTCGCGTGCGCAGGTGGCCTCGGCCCCGGCCACGCCTGAAGCGGGCTGGCGCTGGCAGGTCGATGCCCTGAAGGTCGAGGCCCCGCAACTGGCCGTGCAGACCCAGGCCGCAGCCGCCTGGCCCACGCTGCAGACCGTGAAGCTCGATGTGCGGGGGCTGAACGCCGCCCCGTCCAGCCCGCCCGCCACCTGGCAGCTGGCACTGAACGACGCGGCGGGCGCGCGCATCCAGGCGCAAGGCGACCTCCATGTGGCCGCGCACCATGCCAGCGCCCGCATCGACGTGGCCGAGCTGTCCTTGCCCCACTGGACCGCCCCGCTGGCCGACGTGCCCGCCTGGCGCGCCCTCCCGCTGCAGCCGCAGAAGGGGGCCGTGTCGCTCAAGACCGCGCTGAAGGCCCGGTGGGATGGCGAGGGTGCGGTGGACGTGCAGGCCGACGCGCTGAGCGTGGCCGACCTCCAGTCCCGGCCTGCGCGCGCAGCCCGCGGTGTCGACGACCGGATCGACTGGCAGAAGCTGGCGCTGGCCGGCGTCGTGGCCCGCGTGGAGGGCGGTGCGGTGCAGACCGTCTCGATCGACAACGTGGCCCTGACCGGGCTGGATGCGCGCGTGCGCCGCGACGGGCAGGGCCGGGTGCTCGGACTGGGCGGCCCGTCCGCCACTTCGAAAGCCCGCACGCCCCCTGCGGCGCCGGCCGCCGCCGCGCCACGCTGGACGGTGGGGCGTGTGCAATGCGAGGGCTGCCAGCTGCGTTTCGTCGACGAGAGGGTCGAGCCCGCCGCGCGGTTCGACACCAGCCGGCTGGCGCTGACCGTGGAGGGGCTCTCGCATGACCTGCGCCGCCCGCTGGCGGTCGACCTCGACACCCGGGCGCAGGGCAAGGGGGAGCTGCGTTTCAAGGGCACGGTGCGGCCCCAGCCCCTGTCGGTGCAGGCCCAGGTGGCCGTGCGCAACCTCGAGGTCGGTGCGGTGCGGCCCTACCTCGATCCGCTGCTCAACGTCAGCCTGGCGCGTGCGCAGGCCCAGGCGGCGGGGCGCCTGCAGCTGCAGGACGACCCCCGCAAGGGCCTGAGCGCCCGCTACCAGGGCCGCGCCGGCATCACAGGGCTGCGCGTGCTCGACCGCCTCAACGAGGCCGACTTCCTTACGTGGCAGACGCTCGCGCTCGACAACCTCGATGTGCGCTGGGCCGCCCACGCGCCGCTGGATGCCGACCTCGGCCGCATCCGCCTGCAGGGCTTTTACGGCCGCGTGATCGTCAACCCCGATGGCCGCCTCAACCTGGCTCACATCGTGCGCCAGCCCGATGAAGAGGCCGCCCGCTCGCTCACCACGCCAGCCGCGTCAGGCGCGGCATCCGCGCCGGTGCCGGCTGCCGCAGCGTCCGCGCCAGCGGCCCCCGCACACCGGCTGCGCTGGCAGCAGATCCAGTTGGCCGACGGTCGCGTCGATTTCACCGACAACTTCATCCAGCCCAACTACTCGGCCCGCCTCACGCAGGTCGAAGGCACGATCTCGGCCGTGTCCTCCGAGCGCACCGAGCCGGCCGAGGTCCGCATTGCGGGCGCGGTCGACGACGCCGCGCCGCTGCGCATCACCGGCAAGCTGCACCCGCTGGGCCCGCGGCTCTACACCGACATCCAGGGCTCGGCCAAGGGGATCGAGCTCACGCGGCTGACGCCTTATGCCGCCCGCTATGCCGGCTACGCCATCGACAAGGGCACCCTCTCGGTGAACGTGCACTACCAGGTGGATGGCGGACAGCTCAAGGCCACGAACCAGGTCTTCCTCGATCAGCTCACCTTCGGCGACAAGGTCGACAGCCCCGATGCCACCAGCCTGCCCGTGCGCCTGGCCGTGTCGCTGCTGAAGAACCGCCAGGGCGAGATCGACATCAACCTGCCGATCTCTGGCTCACTCGATGAGCCAGAGTTCTCGGTGGGCGGCATCATCTGGCGCGTGTTCGTCAACCTGATCACCAAGGCCGTGACGGCGCCGTTTTCGCTGCTGTCCGGCGGCGGCAGCGAAGAGCTGGGCTTCGTGCCGTTCGCACCCGGCAGCACCGAGCTGGACGCCACCGCCCGCCAGCGCCTCACCACGCTGGCTGCAGAGCTGGCCGACCGCCCCGCGCTCAAGCTCGAGGCCACCGGACAGGCCGACCCGGCCGCCGACACCGAAGGCCTGCGCACGGCCCATGTCGAGCGCCTGATGCGCGAGGCCAAGGCCCGTGCCACGCGCCAGCCCCTGGCCGAAGTCACCGTGGCCGAGTCCGAGCGCCTGACCTGGCTGAGCGCTGCCTACAAGGCCGCCGACATCCAGAAGCCGCGCAACCTGGTCGGCCTGGCCAAGGCGTTGCCGGCCGACGAGATGACGGCCCGGCTCCGGGCCAGCGCGCCGGTGGACGCCCGTGCGCTGCGCGAGCTGGCCGACCGCCGGGGCGACGCGGTCAAGGCCTTCCTCGCCACCCAGTTGCCGCCCGAGCGCGTGATGCTGACGGCCTCGCGGGTGGATGGCGAGCTGCCGCGCGGCGAGACGGGGCCCGCCACGCGCGTGCAATTTGCCATCCGATGA
- a CDS encoding LysR family transcriptional regulator: MELRHLRYFDAVATELSFSRAAEKLHIAQPPLSRQIRQLEDELGAELFDRSARPLALTPAGRYFHAQVVQSLNRIQEAARATRRIAEGHQGWFGIGFVPSTLYGFLPEVIRRFREAHPRVEVGLSELTTVRQYEALKAGRIDVGFGRLELADVAIASEVVARDALVAALPARHRLLATKRLPLARLAEEPLLLYPAQTRPSYADQMLAHFEARGLRPRIVQEANEMQTAIGLVAAGIGVTLVPAPVQALQRQDVAYRPLREEGVDSPVVMSQRRGDDSPLLQAFRALVAATLVQAITAPQAR, from the coding sequence ATGGAACTGCGTCACCTGCGCTACTTCGATGCCGTGGCCACCGAGCTGAGCTTCAGCCGCGCCGCGGAGAAGCTGCACATTGCCCAGCCGCCGCTGAGCCGGCAGATCCGTCAGCTGGAAGACGAACTCGGGGCCGAGTTGTTCGACCGCTCTGCGCGGCCGCTGGCCCTGACGCCGGCCGGCCGCTACTTCCATGCCCAGGTGGTGCAGAGCCTGAACCGCATCCAGGAGGCCGCCCGCGCCACGCGACGCATTGCCGAGGGCCACCAGGGCTGGTTCGGCATCGGCTTCGTGCCCTCGACGCTGTACGGTTTCCTGCCCGAAGTGATCCGCCGCTTCCGCGAGGCGCACCCGCGCGTCGAGGTCGGCCTGAGCGAGCTGACCACCGTGCGCCAGTACGAGGCCTTGAAGGCCGGCCGCATCGACGTCGGCTTCGGGCGGCTGGAACTGGCCGACGTGGCCATTGCCAGCGAGGTGGTGGCGCGCGATGCGCTCGTGGCCGCCCTGCCCGCCCGCCACCGGCTGCTGGCCACCAAGCGCCTGCCGCTGGCCCGCCTGGCTGAAGAGCCGCTGCTGCTCTACCCCGCGCAGACGCGCCCGAGCTATGCCGACCAGATGCTGGCCCACTTCGAGGCGCGCGGCCTGCGCCCCCGCATCGTGCAGGAGGCCAACGAGATGCAGACCGCCATCGGCCTGGTGGCCGCCGGCATCGGGGTGACGCTGGTGCCCGCCCCCGTGCAGGCCCTGCAGCGCCAGGACGTGGCCTACCGCCCATTGCGCGAGGAGGGCGTCGACTCACCCGTCGTGATGAGCCAGCGCCGGGGCGATGACTCGCCGCTGCTGCAGGCCTTCCGCGCCCTGGTCGCCGCCACGCTGGTGCAGGCGATCACCGCACCGCAGGCTCGCTAA
- the gloA2 gene encoding SMU1112c/YaeR family gloxylase I-like metalloprotein produces the protein MQLTRIHHVALICGDYPRSKAFYTEVLGLRVLAETWRAERQSHKLDLALPDGGQLELFSFPDRPPRPSYPEARGLRHLAFSVEDLDAAVAHLQAHGVAVEPIRVDELTGQRFTFFADPDDLPLELYETAR, from the coding sequence ATGCAGCTCACCCGCATCCACCACGTCGCCCTCATCTGCGGCGACTACCCGCGCAGCAAGGCCTTCTACACCGAGGTGCTGGGCCTGCGCGTGCTGGCCGAAACCTGGCGGGCCGAACGCCAGTCACACAAGCTCGACCTCGCCCTGCCGGACGGTGGACAGCTCGAACTGTTCTCGTTTCCCGATCGGCCGCCACGGCCGTCTTATCCCGAAGCCCGGGGCCTGCGCCACCTGGCCTTTTCGGTCGAAGACCTCGATGCTGCGGTGGCCCACTTGCAGGCCCATGGCGTCGCGGTCGAACCCATCCGCGTGGACGAGCTCACCGGGCAACGCTTCACCTTCTTCGCCGACCCCGACGATCTGCCGCTGGAGCTGTACGAAACCGCTCGGTAG
- a CDS encoding dioxygenase: protein MSKQALLDRVNTVRIADGNERVRALTARIVGDLFKTIDEMDVQPDEFWAATDWLARLGATGQIGLITAGLGFDRLLDIRMDEADERAGIAKGTPRAIEGPLYVAGAPLSKYETCLDEGAELKGETFVMEGRVLDAKGQPVAGALVDVWHANDQGRYSHFDPAQPAYNLRRRIETDAEGRYRFRSKLPPGYAIPPNSPTSELFDALGRHGNRPAHVHFMVAAPGQRLLTTQVNISGDPYNDDDFAFATRDGLVVEVESGVSAAGYESLGVTGSIGRVRFDFVLQPARTEDESAPKSRMARALG from the coding sequence ATGAGCAAGCAGGCGCTGCTTGACCGCGTCAACACGGTCCGCATTGCCGACGGCAACGAGCGCGTGCGCGCCCTCACGGCCCGCATCGTGGGCGATCTGTTCAAGACCATCGACGAGATGGACGTGCAGCCCGACGAGTTCTGGGCCGCCACCGACTGGCTGGCCCGCCTGGGCGCCACCGGCCAGATCGGCCTGATCACCGCCGGGCTGGGCTTCGACCGCCTGCTCGACATCCGCATGGACGAGGCCGACGAACGTGCTGGCATCGCCAAGGGCACGCCGCGCGCCATCGAAGGCCCGCTGTATGTGGCCGGTGCTCCGCTGTCGAAGTACGAGACGTGTCTGGACGAAGGCGCCGAGCTCAAGGGCGAGACCTTCGTGATGGAAGGCCGTGTGCTTGACGCCAAGGGCCAGCCGGTGGCCGGCGCCCTCGTCGACGTGTGGCATGCCAACGACCAGGGCCGCTACTCGCACTTCGACCCGGCCCAGCCTGCCTACAACCTGCGTCGCCGCATCGAGACCGACGCTGAAGGCCGCTACCGCTTCCGCAGCAAGCTGCCGCCGGGCTATGCCATCCCGCCGAACAGCCCCACGTCGGAACTGTTCGACGCCCTCGGTCGCCATGGCAACCGGCCGGCCCACGTGCACTTCATGGTTGCGGCCCCGGGCCAGCGCCTGCTGACCACCCAGGTCAACATCTCGGGCGACCCGTACAACGACGACGACTTTGCCTTTGCGACCCGCGACGGCCTGGTGGTCGAGGTGGAGTCCGGCGTGTCGGCTGCAGGGTACGAATCGCTGGGCGTGACGGGCTCGATCGGCCGCGTGCGCTTCGACTTCGTGCTGCAGCCCGCCCGCACCGAGGACGAGTCGGCCCCCAAGTCGCGCATGGCTCGCGCTTTGGGCTGA
- a CDS encoding flagellar basal body protein, with translation MGASSIALSGVHAASLRLDTAAHNVANIETPDFRRQQTLQRTLEPAGVATSVTQSDTTGAALERDLIDQQAASYEYMAALGVIRTENRMMGSLLDEEA, from the coding sequence ATGGGTGCTTCGTCCATCGCGCTGAGCGGCGTGCACGCCGCAAGCCTGCGGCTCGACACCGCTGCGCACAACGTCGCCAACATCGAGACCCCCGATTTCCGCCGCCAGCAGACGCTGCAGCGCACACTCGAGCCCGCGGGCGTGGCCACCAGCGTCACGCAGTCCGACACCACGGGCGCGGCGCTCGAGCGCGACCTCATCGACCAGCAGGCCGCGAGCTACGAGTACATGGCGGCCCTCGGCGTGATCCGCACCGAAAACCGCATGATGGGCAGCCTGCTCGACGAGGAGGCCTGA